The Aspergillus fumigatus Af293 chromosome 7, whole genome shotgun sequence genome includes the window GGGATAGtgcttcctgggagactCGGGGCATTCAGTAGTCGGATTTTCGTCACTGGACTGGTAAGGTTTTTGAGGTGACTGGCTTGACTCCGAGTTCAACGAAGTATTAGAAGGGACGCTGGAAGGCCACTGCCAGAGTGGCTCATTATGCACATTCATGCTGCAGTGGAATGCTCAGAAGCTCAAGTCACAACATATTAACCAAATCTACCAGAGATATGGCGCGAGAGCATCCAGCGATAGCTCAGATGATAGAAATACAAGGGTGTCGTGGTGTATAAATTTGTGTGGGCgacagaaaggaagagaaataggaagaaaaaagcctTCAACCAGCTTAAAAGAAGCGAAGTGGAGCTTCGAGACATGAGGAACCTCAGGCAACAACTGCACTTACCTGCTCGCGTAAGCCAGTTCTGGCATTTGTATCGTCACCGCCCCAGACATGGCTTGGCGCTGGGCAGATGGACCTAAGCTGTGCTGCGTCAACACCTTGTCGCCTGTTgcttggaggaggagagctTCACTTGAACTTCAACAATTTCATTTTGTCTTCATATTATCTTCCCCATCTTTTTGATAGCTCTATAACTTTTTTCCGAGCTTTTAGAATCAAAAGACATCTCCATGGCTGATCGCTACTCGTTCTCTTTGACGACCTTCTCCCCCAGGTAAGAGGAGCTTGTTGCAGGTGACACTTCAGATAATCGGATGCTAACAATAGCTTACAGTGGGAAGCTGGTACAAATTGGTACTGCTCTTGGTCCTAATTTATGGAATTGTCAATGCTGATTGAATCTAGAATATGCCTTGAACGCTGTCAACCAAGGTGTAACTGCCCTCGGAATCAAAGGTAAGCTTCATCCAAACGGACTAGTTGCGCTAGATGCCCAGAATAGCTTCTAAccattttcctttctcttaGCAACAAATGGAATTGTTCTTGCTACCGAAAAGAAGTCGTCCTCTCCACTCATTGAccctccctctctctccaaGATTTCCCTCATCACGCCGGATATTGGCATGGTGTATGCTGGAATGGGTCCGGACTACCGTGTACTAGTAGACAAGGCTCGCAAGGTCTCTCACACTGGCTACAAACGCATCTATAATGAGTACCCTCCAACTCGGATACTGGTGCAAGACGTTGCACGTGTCGTGCAGGAAGCAACGCAATCTGGTGGTGTCCGACCGTACGGTGTCAGCTTGCTGATCGCTGGCTGGGATGAGGGTATTGAGCCCGAAACAGGTGAATCTCAACGcggtgatgaggagggtgacCTCAAGAAGGCTACGGTAGCTACTGGTAAAACTGGTGGTATCCTGAAGGGCGGTCCCAGCCTGTACCAAGTCGACCCCAGCGGCAGTTACTATCCTTGGAAGGCCACGGCCATTGGGAAGCATGCAACAAGCGCCAAGACGTTCCTGGAGAAGCGCTACACAGAAGGGTTGGAGCTTGAAGATGCCATCCACATCGCCCTCCTTACTCTGAAAGAGACTATCGAGGGCGAGATGAACGGAGACACAATAGAAATCGGTGGGTGCTACTTATCTAAATCTAACGTCGCCACGAAACACGAAACTGACTTACGCAGGTATTGTCGGCCCTCCTGCGGATCATCTTCTGGGTTATGAAGGCGTTGAAGGAGCCAGAGGCCCCCGGTTCAGGAAgctgaccaaggaggagattgaagattATCTGACCAATCTATGATGGGATTCGTTGGCACGGTTTTTCATCTCTGGCAAGCCTTGTAGCATAATAGACGATTCTTGAAATCTACAAGGTCCCTGCGACCTAATGACCAATCCATATATGAGCATGGCCCCCTTAGAGTTCAGTGGATACCCCCAAGGAAGCTTGCGACCACTGATAGGGCACTTAATCCAACTGTGCGGGGAAATAAGGGCATGGCTGAGGTACGCTATGACTTGCGCCGTCCCAATGATAAATCAGGAGAATGAAAATGAAACTTTCGGAAATGAGGGCATTCCTGTATAGTGCACAGTTAATTCTCGCAATAGTATCGCAAGCATGCGTCCCCCTCTCATGTGTAAGATTAGCTATCGATCAGTGCCCCTGTACTGTTGCCTCATTTGCACCCACAGTCACTGCCAATTGGTCCTCACAATGCATGATGCACTTGAAGGCCCGTTCTACAAGCATAGGACAGATCCAGAAAAGGATCATGCCACCACCAACAGCTCTTCTCACAACTAATAACCTCTTAGGAGACTCGACGCGGCGACAAACGGGCCAATGCATGTCCTGTGCTACAACGCGGCCCAAAATCACGAGATGCCTCCCCCGGGGGTATCTCCCTATCAATGCTTCCTATCCTATCGTAGCTGAGACAAGGTCCCTACCTCTACAATGGCCACCAAATCAAACATAACTAGGATTCGGAATATTTCATTCTTTCGCTCCCCGATCTTTGGATCAAAGAACCCATCGCAACGCCAATTGCAAGGAATGGTCCTAGTCTACCCCAAAGGTTAACTTTTGGCCCCCTTGACGATCGAGGCCTAGACGCAAAAGTCGTGAAAGCAACGCCGGGGGGCAGGGAAGGCCCAGGGGCCTTTCCCTGTCAATCACACGCATGCAGTTGCATTCAATCATTGTTTGCTCTGGGGGAGAACTTGAAGGTACACAAGCAATAAGGGGAGGAATTATCTCCGACGGGAGATTGGACGACTTGTACTACCCCAGCTTTTGGGGAGTGCCTGTGCACGGTATGCCCCGGGTGGCTGTCCAGTTCTCCGCTTTGGTTCTTCGTCTCCGTAAGGTACATTACATAGTGTCTGTTCGCTGCTTGAGGGTTAATTCTGTCATGAATGTTTGTGTCGCTTGGGTTTGTTTCGATAGAACCAGGCTTCTACGCTTGAGTTCGATGTGCTGGTGATTCCTAGCGAGGAAAGATTACTGTAAAGGTACGAGAGATTGTTCGCAGAAGCAGGAAAAACAGTACTTCCTGGGTCAATCCCGGATGGTTTGCTTGATTCTCTGTGAGTTCTGATTCTCGTACTGCGACCTGGCCTATACTCATGCCCTAACCCCACTCAGCAAGACAATCCATGCCAAAGCAACATAAAGCGTGAGATGTCGACCATACAAGATCCATTGGACGGTATCTCTGGTGAGCTTGCAAACCACAGGGACGGGCTCAAGGCGaccctcttcatcttcagtGCCATCTCCTTCTACAACGTCGTTGAACTCGTCGTGCTCGTGCTGTCGACGTTCCGCCGTTGGAGAGGCCTGTATTTCTGGAGCTTGCTCATCTCCGGATGCTTTGGAGTGATCCCGTACTCGCTGGGATTCCTGCTCAAATTCTTCACCTCCGCCAATTCCACATTGTCGGTCACGATGCTCAGCGTCGGGTGGTGGACAATGGTGACCGGGCAGGCATTCGTTCTCTACTCGCGCCTGCATCTTGTTCTGCGCGATGAGCGTATCCTGCGGCGGGTACTGATAATGATCATCGCAaacgtcttcttcctccacatccccaCCACGGTCTTGACATACGGATCCAACGTTGTCGATCGATCGCCTGTATTCGTGCAAGGGTACAATATCATGGAGAAGCTCCAGATGACGGGCTTCACGATACAGGAGGTGATCATCTCGGGTCTCTATGTGTGGGAGACGGTCAAGCTGCTCCGGCTGGGATCGGACAAGGATAAGCAGAGGATCATGCACCAGCTCGTCGGCATCAATATATTGATCGTCCTAATGGATTTGGCCCTGTTGGGTCTTGAGTACGCCAGCTACTACGCCGTGCAGATTACACTAAAAGGCGCGATATATAGCCTCAAGCTGAAGTTGGAGTTCGCCGTCCTTGGCAGGCTTGTTGACGTGATACACGGACATAGACGGCCCATGATAGGCAGGGACGCCGTTCACCTTTGTTCGCTGGAATTCAATACCGGCCCGAACAACGGCACTGTTCCGCCAGGTATGAACGGGGATGTCAACGTATGTGAGATTTCGGCGATGAACAACGCGGAAGCCGGGAAGATCAAGAGGACAACCACCGGGAGTTTCAATGGGCGAATCTCAGATGGCAAGATCCTGGCAATGACTGAGTTTTCAACATGGGTTGAGCAGCGGTGCCATGGAAATGGTGACCGAAGGATGGCCTGAGCCGTTGGTCCTAATACCTTCTGTAATAATTGAGGCGCCATGTCGATACGTTAATGACCCTTTTTGATATAGTTGTAGCATATTATAGCTTATAATGGCAAGGCACTTGTGTGTTCTTCCAATGATCGCCTGTATGACTCCAGAAGACTAGAGTTCGACTAAGCAGGGAGGTTCCTGCATGGGCCCTGGAAAGCGTACCGTGAGTTCATAAGTCGTCAGCAGGCCCTTCCACCAACCCAGCATCGTCGCCATCAACCCATCCAAAGTCCTCGTCGGAATCGCCCTCATCCTGACTGTCCGCGATCTCGTCCACTTTCCGCTTCCGCCCACCAGCAGGGAAAGTCTCCTCAACAGGCTGCTGTGGAACAGTGCGAGACGGCTGAGTCGTGTCGGTCCCACGTAGAGAGTCCTGTTTCCGTCATGTCAGTCGGATGTTGACGCAATCCCGTTGTTTATGGGGTGATCATTACAGAGTCAATTGTGAATGGTACGATGTTCTCATTTGATCTCACTGTCAAGGCTTTGCCATCTCTCTTCAATACCTCTGCGTAGCGGAGGCTCCTTGAAGCCATCTCTGACTCTTCCTCGTCAACGGCCGGGAGATCGCGATACAGGACGATGCGGGTGTGCACGGTATTCTCCCATGCGCCACCCGCAAGCAGCGGGCTGAGGGTAGCACGTGGCAGCCCTTTAATCTTTGTGTGTGTTTGGTTGATGATAAGCACGGCCATTCGTCTTGAAGCCGCCAGCTTCATCAGCTGATTCGCCAGCTCGCTTGTGACATTCCATCTTCGGTTCATGAGCCAGTGGATCTGGGACTTGTCTGTGATCTTCGCCTGCGCCAGACGGGATTTTAACTCGGACGGACTCAGAAAGTAAGAAGGAAACGGCCCTGACACAGGGTCGACCACCAGAAGCTTGGTGTTTTCGGGCGGAAATCCTTGTGGTGGGTGGAGCAGAAGCGCTAGTAGATGTGGCAGCGACTGAGCGCGGAAGTAGATTAAATTGCCCATGAGCTGTTCTGGCGTATCTGATGATTTCGCTGTGTCGCGATTCTGCATGAGCATGCTCTTTAGACGAGGCTTGGGAAGTGGCGAGGTAGTATCTAAACGGTCAGCGGTAATCTCCAATGGTCAAAGATGTCGTACCAATCCAAACCACTTTACTACCATCGCATAGAGCGTTTGCGGTTATACTCATTCTGAGATAACACAGTCAATATTAGGCTTATTAAGAGCACGATACGGTCAGTTCATCTGCGGTGAAACTCACGCCAGCGCCGTTTTGCCTACACCAGGTGGCCCAAACACCTCGGTGACATGACCACTAG containing:
- the pre8 gene encoding proteasome core particle subunit alpha 2, which translates into the protein MADRYSFSLTTFSPSGKLVQIEYALNAVNQGVTALGIKATNGIVLATEKKSSSPLIDPPSLSKISLITPDIGMVYAGMGPDYRVLVDKARKVSHTGYKRIYNEYPPTRILVQDVARVVQEATQSGGVRPYGVSLLIAGWDEGIEPETGESQRGDEEGDLKKATVATGKTGGILKGGPSLYQVDPSGSYYPWKATAIGKHATSAKTFLEKRYTEGLELEDAIHIALLTLKETIEGEMNGDTIEIGIVGPPADHLLGYEGVEGARGPRFRKLTKEEIEDYLTNL